One stretch of Thermanaerosceptrum fracticalcis DNA includes these proteins:
- a CDS encoding nucleotidyltransferase family protein: MTSGIILAGGKKENLLKGGNLPENEALIPIGSRVMVEYVVDAVLGSPYIERIIIAGPRHELKKYFPNHPGIELVESGESLVHSLLKALDCLSPEEYQEKVLVTTGDIPLLTTEAVNGFLESCRGLEGDLFYPIVKKETNESKYPGVQRTYVNLKEGVFTGGNMFLLKPEIMKKCSRFAEELVRLRKKPLSLASYIGWFFLLRYLMGRLSIKDAEDKALELLGIKGVGIISPFPEIGIDVDKTSDLELVQKVLCS, from the coding sequence ATGACCTCAGGAATCATACTGGCAGGAGGAAAAAAAGAAAACCTCTTGAAAGGCGGGAATTTACCGGAGAATGAAGCGCTGATACCCATCGGTAGTAGGGTAATGGTCGAGTATGTTGTGGATGCGGTCCTGGGTTCCCCATATATAGAGCGGATTATTATTGCCGGTCCCCGGCACGAACTAAAAAAATATTTTCCAAACCACCCAGGAATTGAACTGGTGGAAAGTGGCGAGTCACTTGTACATAGTTTATTAAAGGCTTTAGATTGCCTTTCCCCCGAGGAATATCAAGAAAAAGTACTTGTGACCACAGGAGATATTCCCCTCTTAACAACTGAGGCTGTGAACGGTTTCCTGGAGAGCTGCCGGGGGCTGGAGGGTGATCTGTTTTATCCTATTGTAAAGAAGGAAACCAATGAAAGTAAATACCCCGGTGTGCAAAGGACCTATGTGAACCTTAAAGAAGGTGTTTTCACAGGAGGGAACATGTTTCTCCTTAAGCCCGAAATTATGAAAAAGTGCAGCAGGTTTGCCGAGGAACTGGTACGTTTACGCAAGAAACCCTTATCCCTGGCTTCCTATATCGGGTGGTTTTTCTTGCTGCGTTATTTAATGGGACGGCTCTCCATTAAAGATGCTGAAGATAAAGCCTTAGAACTGTTAGGGATTAAAGGAGTGGGTATTATTTCCCCCTTTCCCGAAATTGGTATAGATGTGGATAAAACCAGCGATTTAGAGCTGGTACAAAAAGTATTATGCTCATAG
- a CDS encoding DUF1540 domain-containing protein — MEYNNAQVTGGEGKPPVVKCSVINCLYNKAQECHAKGIEVTTDHPWPTATTSVATACQTFRPQDETIWHPDTV, encoded by the coding sequence ATGGAGTACAACAATGCTCAAGTTACCGGGGGAGAGGGCAAGCCGCCCGTGGTAAAATGCAGTGTTATCAATTGCTTGTATAACAAGGCTCAAGAATGTCATGCCAAGGGTATAGAAGTGACCACGGACCATCCCTGGCCTACGGCTACTACCAGTGTAGCCACTGCATGCCAGACCTTCCGTCCCCAGGATGAGACCATATGGCACCCCGACACCGTCTAA
- a CDS encoding ribose-phosphate diphosphokinase — protein sequence MTKKLKIFTGNAHPQLAAEIAEYLGVEVSAAHVKRFSDGEINVAIDESVRGADTFVIQPTSSPVNENIMELLILIDALRRASARRITAVLPYYGYARQDRKAKARDPITAKLVANLLTAAGTRRVLAVDLHAGQIQGFFDIPVDHLLGVPILAEYFLNKQMDDLVVVSPDLGGVTRARALADRVHAPLAIIDKRRPMPNVAEVMHIIGDVKGKTVVMIDDIIDTAGTITLGAQALMDRGAKEVYACCIHPVLSGPAIARLAKSPIKEVVVTNTIPLGPEKKLDKMKVLSVAPLIGEAIIRIHEDLSVSKLFD from the coding sequence ATGACTAAAAAACTTAAAATATTCACAGGTAACGCTCACCCCCAATTAGCGGCTGAGATCGCCGAGTATTTAGGTGTTGAGGTCAGTGCCGCCCATGTAAAAAGATTCAGTGACGGAGAAATTAATGTAGCCATTGACGAAAGTGTGCGGGGAGCCGATACATTTGTTATTCAACCTACCTCTTCGCCTGTTAATGAGAACATCATGGAGCTTCTCATTTTAATTGATGCTTTACGACGGGCCTCTGCCCGCAGGATAACTGCCGTATTACCCTATTACGGTTATGCCAGACAGGATAGAAAAGCCAAGGCCAGAGACCCTATTACGGCTAAACTGGTGGCCAATCTCCTAACCGCTGCAGGGACACGGCGTGTTTTAGCCGTAGATTTGCATGCCGGGCAGATTCAGGGCTTTTTTGATATTCCTGTGGACCATTTACTGGGTGTGCCTATTTTAGCGGAGTACTTCCTGAATAAACAGATGGACGACCTTGTCGTGGTTTCTCCGGACCTTGGCGGTGTAACCAGAGCCCGCGCTTTGGCCGACAGGGTACATGCACCTTTGGCCATTATCGACAAGAGGCGTCCCATGCCCAATGTGGCTGAGGTTATGCATATTATCGGCGATGTGAAAGGGAAAACAGTGGTCATGATTGATGACATCATCGATACCGCCGGTACCATTACCCTGGGCGCCCAAGCCCTCATGGACAGGGGAGCCAAAGAAGTATATGCCTGCTGCATCCATCCCGTTTTATCAGGGCCTGCCATTGCGAGACTGGCCAAGTCACCCATCAAAGAAGTAGTAGTGACCAACACGATTCCCCTGGGACCGGAGAAGAAGCTGGATAAGATGAAGGTTCTTTCCGTGGCACCTCTAATAGGTGAAGCCATTATCCGGATTCATGAAGACCTTTCCGTCAGTAAATTATTCGACTAA
- the cphA gene encoding cyanophycin synthetase produces the protein MRILEIREYRGRNIYSHYPVVKAIIDLEDLANIWSDQIPGFAEKLARNIPQLQGHHCSRGREGGFLERVKEGTMFGHIVEHVALELQCMAGFSVIYGKTVATDNPGIYEVIVEAGVMEAGIQALKSALHLIQVLINNRECNVHGEIEKIRQAGREYGFGPSTQAIIEECRKRDIPVMPLGKGSLLQLGHGIKQQRVQATITGLTSCISVDIAGDKNLTKQLLAEGGIPVPWGDVACTEDEAVKIAVKLGDSVVVKPCNGNQGKGVTLNLESEAEIRTAFRIAQAYSEDIIVEKYIVGKHYRLLVVGNKMVAAAERIPAHVIGDGIHSVEQLIELANQDPSRGEEHEKPLTKIKIDPAALLVLAKQKMHPSSVPEFKQVVYLRENANLSTGGTAVDVTEEVHPEISKLAVRAARIIGLDVAGVDLVTPDIKRPLDKEGAVIEINAAPGIRMHHFPSRGVSRNAAGAIVDYLFPQGHSGRIPVVSITGTNGKTTTARLVGHIAGLWGKCVGLTTTGGVFVGRECLIKGDTTGPRSAQAVLRDSRVEIAVLETARGGILRSGLGYDKATVGVITNISEDHLGLDGIKDLKQLAHVKSLVIEALVKNGTAVLNADDPWSMVIASRVKENLLYFSLAEDNLIIKRHLSTGQKAVFVKKDQLVYAVGDGYHSIVAVEDIPLTVHGRATFNTANALAAAAACISLGMPVSVIREGLQTFNLTTWHNTGRCQLFQLGDIRVLLDYAHNPAAIQNILQYAKKLEPQRLLGVLGVPGDRRDRDIMEAGRVAGNYLDYCVIKEDQDLRGRRAGEAASLLWEGFKLGTNKNKAGEIILPELTAVLVALSKCKPGDLLVILYEKLEPLQELLHKLESRTAQEENLSKETPWGNIVEETCFMQKTLNNR, from the coding sequence ATGAGGATATTGGAAATACGGGAATACCGCGGTAGAAATATCTACAGTCATTATCCCGTAGTCAAGGCAATCATTGATTTGGAAGACCTGGCTAACATCTGGAGTGACCAGATTCCCGGTTTTGCGGAAAAACTGGCCCGTAATATTCCACAGTTGCAAGGGCATCATTGTTCCCGGGGGCGTGAAGGGGGATTTTTGGAAAGGGTTAAAGAAGGGACCATGTTTGGTCATATTGTTGAACACGTTGCCCTGGAACTCCAGTGCATGGCAGGATTCTCCGTAATTTACGGCAAGACGGTAGCGACCGATAACCCGGGTATATATGAGGTAATTGTGGAGGCAGGGGTCATGGAAGCGGGGATCCAGGCTCTAAAGAGTGCCCTCCATCTTATTCAGGTACTAATAAATAACAGGGAATGCAATGTACATGGGGAAATAGAGAAAATCCGCCAGGCTGGACGGGAATACGGATTTGGGCCCAGTACACAGGCTATCATCGAAGAGTGTAGGAAAAGGGATATCCCCGTGATGCCCCTGGGCAAGGGAAGCTTGCTTCAGCTGGGACACGGGATTAAGCAGCAGAGAGTTCAGGCCACCATTACAGGACTGACTTCTTGCATTAGTGTGGATATTGCCGGTGATAAAAACCTCACCAAGCAGCTTTTGGCTGAAGGTGGGATACCTGTACCTTGGGGAGATGTGGCCTGCACGGAAGATGAAGCTGTAAAAATAGCGGTCAAACTTGGAGATAGTGTGGTCGTAAAACCCTGTAACGGTAACCAGGGGAAAGGTGTGACCCTTAACCTGGAAAGTGAGGCGGAAATCAGGACAGCCTTTCGCATTGCTCAAGCCTACAGCGAGGACATTATTGTAGAGAAATATATCGTGGGCAAACACTACCGCCTTCTGGTCGTAGGGAACAAGATGGTGGCGGCGGCCGAAAGAATTCCCGCCCACGTGATCGGCGATGGGATACACAGTGTGGAACAGTTAATAGAGCTGGCAAACCAGGACCCCAGCCGCGGAGAAGAACATGAAAAGCCACTGACGAAAATAAAAATTGACCCTGCTGCTCTTCTCGTTTTAGCCAAGCAAAAAATGCATCCCTCCTCTGTACCCGAGTTTAAGCAAGTGGTCTACTTAAGAGAAAATGCCAACTTAAGTACGGGTGGTACAGCGGTAGATGTGACCGAGGAGGTTCATCCGGAAATCAGTAAGCTTGCTGTACGTGCGGCCAGGATTATCGGGTTGGATGTGGCGGGAGTCGATTTAGTAACCCCGGATATAAAGAGGCCTTTGGACAAGGAGGGTGCAGTCATTGAGATCAATGCTGCGCCGGGTATTCGTATGCACCACTTCCCTAGCCGGGGAGTCAGCCGCAATGCAGCAGGAGCCATTGTGGATTATTTGTTTCCCCAAGGCCATTCGGGGAGGATTCCCGTGGTTTCCATAACAGGTACCAACGGGAAGACAACTACAGCTCGACTGGTAGGGCATATTGCGGGTCTGTGGGGGAAATGTGTCGGTTTAACGACAACAGGGGGAGTGTTTGTGGGGAGGGAGTGCCTGATAAAAGGTGATACAACAGGTCCCCGCAGTGCCCAGGCCGTATTAAGGGACTCCAGGGTGGAAATAGCCGTTCTGGAAACAGCCAGGGGCGGGATTCTCCGGTCCGGTCTTGGCTACGATAAAGCCACGGTGGGGGTGATCACCAATATTAGTGAAGATCATCTTGGTTTAGACGGAATTAAGGATTTGAAACAATTAGCCCATGTGAAGTCTCTGGTAATTGAGGCTTTGGTGAAGAACGGAACAGCAGTGTTAAATGCCGATGATCCCTGGAGCATGGTTATAGCTTCCCGTGTCAAAGAAAACCTCCTTTATTTTTCCCTGGCTGAAGATAACCTGATTATCAAGAGACATCTTAGTACAGGACAAAAGGCGGTGTTTGTAAAAAAAGACCAGCTTGTTTATGCCGTAGGGGATGGGTATCACAGCATTGTTGCTGTGGAAGACATTCCCTTAACCGTGCACGGCCGTGCCACCTTTAATACCGCTAACGCCCTGGCGGCTGCAGCAGCATGTATCAGTTTGGGCATGCCTGTGTCCGTTATCAGGGAAGGCCTGCAAACCTTCAATCTTACCACATGGCATAATACGGGGCGTTGCCAGCTTTTTCAGCTGGGTGATATCAGGGTATTGCTTGACTATGCCCATAACCCGGCAGCCATTCAAAATATTCTCCAGTACGCAAAGAAGCTGGAACCCCAGCGTTTATTAGGGGTCCTGGGGGTCCCGGGAGATAGAAGAGACCGGGACATCATGGAAGCGGGCCGGGTGGCAGGAAACTACCTGGACTATTGTGTTATCAAAGAAGATCAGGATTTGCGCGGCAGGAGAGCGGGTGAGGCAGCTTCCCTCTTGTGGGAAGGTTTTAAACTGGGGACCAATAAAAACAAGGCAGGTGAAATTATCCTGCCGGAGCTTACAGCCGTACTGGTAGCACTCAGTAAATGCAAACCGGGGGATTTGCTGGTCATCTTGTATGAGAAACTTGAGCCCTTGCAGGAGTTATTGCATAAATTGGAAAGCAGGACAGCGCAGGAAGAAAACTTAAGTAAGGAAACTCCTTGGGGGAATATAGTAGAAGAGACCTGTTTTATGCAAAAAACCCTCAACAACCGCTAG
- the purR gene encoding pur operon repressor, whose amino-acid sequence MEKWRRSERVVIITKYLLEKPNTLFSLNFFAELFQSAKSSISEDISIIRDVFREFTLGKVETLAGAGGGVIYSPLVGPREKDEFLQEIAEKLSDPSRILPGGYLYMTDIIFDARLAQKVGEIFAQHFIELEPEFVVTIETKGIPLALMTAKALNLPLVIIRDGSRVTEGSAVSLNYVTGSSRNIRTMSLARRALPTESRVVIIDDFMKAGGTAKGMVELLAEFKAEVLGIGVLVDTELPEQKLVPNYYSLLKLSKVDEIERKIMLHPHC is encoded by the coding sequence TTGGAAAAATGGCGTAGAAGTGAACGAGTCGTGATTATCACCAAGTATCTCCTGGAAAAACCTAATACCCTTTTTTCCCTCAATTTTTTTGCTGAACTTTTCCAGTCCGCCAAATCCAGTATCAGCGAAGATATTAGTATTATCAGGGACGTTTTTCGGGAGTTTACTTTAGGTAAAGTGGAGACTTTGGCCGGGGCAGGAGGAGGCGTGATTTATTCTCCCCTCGTGGGGCCCCGGGAGAAAGATGAATTTTTACAGGAAATCGCCGAAAAGCTTTCTGATCCCAGCCGTATTTTACCCGGGGGATATCTTTACATGACAGACATCATTTTTGATGCGAGGTTAGCCCAAAAGGTCGGTGAGATATTTGCCCAGCATTTTATAGAATTAGAGCCGGAGTTTGTCGTCACTATAGAAACCAAAGGTATTCCTTTAGCCCTCATGACCGCCAAGGCCCTCAATCTACCCTTGGTGATCATCCGTGACGGGAGCCGCGTCACCGAAGGTTCGGCGGTAAGCCTCAACTATGTAACGGGCTCTTCCCGGAATATTCGTACCATGTCCCTGGCCAGAAGGGCCTTACCAACAGAAAGTCGTGTTGTAATCATTGATGATTTCATGAAAGCCGGGGGGACGGCGAAAGGTATGGTGGAACTCCTGGCGGAATTTAAAGCTGAGGTCCTGGGGATTGGCGTGTTAGTGGATACCGAGCTTCCGGAACAAAAACTGGTACCCAATTACTACTCTCTCTTGAAATTGAGTAAAGTCGATGAAATAGAAAGAAAAATTATGCTCCATCCTCATTGCTGA
- the ispE gene encoding 4-(cytidine 5'-diphospho)-2-C-methyl-D-erythritol kinase, with amino-acid sequence MQQVSVKGYAKINLTLDVLGKRDDGYHEVAMIMQGIELHDLITLEKRQTGITLEINVPELSSGPDNLAYRAATLLQKDFPDIAGVHIKLTKEIPVAAGLAGGSTDAAAVLLGLNRLYDMGLSLDDLRTYGARLGSDVPFCLHPLTGLATGRGEMIRELPPCPPLWLVLVKPPFGVSTKEVYGHLKEVIIKERPSLKRALAALETGDLGLLYQSMANVLEYATFDLYPELRDWLEELRDLGAKKAMMSGSGPTLIAFMENESEAKELASCWIKPGWQVVVTRSLGPRDLDRRIVVDE; translated from the coding sequence ATGCAGCAGGTTTCCGTGAAGGGATATGCTAAAATAAATTTAACCCTGGATGTCCTGGGCAAGAGGGATGACGGCTATCATGAAGTGGCTATGATTATGCAGGGCATAGAACTTCATGATCTTATTACCCTGGAAAAGAGACAAACAGGGATTACACTGGAGATCAATGTGCCGGAACTAAGCTCGGGTCCCGATAATTTGGCTTATCGGGCGGCAACTTTACTCCAAAAGGATTTTCCGGACATAGCAGGGGTTCACATCAAGCTTACGAAGGAGATACCTGTGGCCGCGGGATTGGCCGGAGGCAGTACTGATGCCGCCGCCGTTTTACTGGGTCTTAATCGTTTGTATGACATGGGCTTATCCCTTGATGACTTAAGAACATATGGGGCCCGTCTGGGTTCGGACGTGCCCTTCTGTCTGCACCCCCTAACTGGCCTGGCTACAGGCAGGGGGGAAATGATCAGAGAGCTTCCTCCTTGTCCTCCGCTTTGGCTCGTGCTGGTAAAGCCTCCTTTTGGAGTGTCTACGAAGGAGGTTTATGGGCACTTAAAGGAGGTAATCATTAAAGAAAGACCCTCTCTTAAGAGAGCCTTGGCGGCTTTGGAGACAGGTGATTTGGGGCTTTTATATCAGTCCATGGCCAATGTCTTGGAATATGCCACCTTTGATTTGTATCCGGAATTACGGGATTGGCTGGAGGAATTAAGGGATCTGGGAGCGAAAAAAGCCATGATGTCGGGGAGCGGGCCGACCCTTATCGCCTTTATGGAGAATGAATCGGAAGCAAAAGAATTAGCTTCCTGTTGGATAAAACCTGGCTGGCAGGTAGTGGTGACACGGTCCCTGGGTCCCCGGGATTTGGATAGGAGGATAGTTGTCGATGAGTGA
- a CDS encoding cyanophycinase yields the protein MQEINGKLVIIGGAEDKEGSCLILRKFLDLAGGEEARVIILTAATEAPDEVGAMYQKVFTKLGCKKVEVLDVPDRTASNSEKVKQMIAYATGVFFTGGDQLRITSALGGTALLSALEKARHRGLVVAGTSAGASVMSSTMITEGDSDESPKLNTVKMSPGIGLLSGIVIDQHFAQRGRIGRLLTALAQNPAVLGLGIDEDTAVIIDEDELLVWGSQTVTILDGRGVTHTNASLLEPNQYLALTHVTTHILPHGYRFNLSKREPLLP from the coding sequence GTGCAAGAAATCAACGGCAAACTGGTGATTATCGGCGGGGCTGAGGACAAAGAAGGGTCCTGCCTGATTTTGCGAAAGTTCCTGGACCTGGCAGGTGGGGAGGAAGCCCGGGTGATTATTCTTACTGCGGCCACAGAAGCACCTGATGAAGTGGGAGCCATGTACCAGAAAGTGTTTACTAAACTGGGCTGTAAAAAGGTAGAGGTACTGGATGTACCCGACCGGACGGCGTCTAATTCGGAAAAGGTTAAACAGATGATTGCTTACGCCACGGGAGTATTTTTTACAGGAGGTGACCAGTTACGGATTACCAGTGCTCTGGGCGGTACCGCGCTTCTTTCCGCCCTGGAAAAAGCCCGTCACCGGGGTTTGGTGGTGGCGGGAACAAGCGCCGGGGCCTCAGTGATGAGTTCTACCATGATTACGGAGGGAGACAGTGATGAATCACCTAAACTAAATACGGTGAAAATGTCTCCCGGAATCGGTTTGCTGTCCGGTATCGTCATAGACCAGCATTTTGCCCAGCGCGGTCGTATTGGCAGGCTTTTAACCGCCTTAGCCCAAAACCCAGCCGTGTTAGGTCTGGGCATTGACGAGGATACTGCTGTGATTATTGATGAGGATGAGTTACTGGTGTGGGGGAGCCAGACGGTGACCATTCTCGACGGAAGGGGTGTCACCCATACCAATGCTTCCCTGCTGGAGCCTAACCAGTATTTGGCCCTTACTCATGTCACAACCCATATCCTGCCCCATGGCTACAGATTTAACCTTAGTAAAAGAGAACCCCTGCTTCCCTGA
- a CDS encoding 50S ribosomal protein L25, whose amino-acid sequence MGKHVLRADKRPVNTKHTVRELRKKGYVPGVLYGSKIGNIPIKIAERDLSRVGGAHVIEVTLPQGSYPAVIREIQKHPVNGEIHHVDLQQVDLNKKIRTEIPIQVTGTPVGIKMGGVLQLGERSVEVEALPAEIPDYLEADITALEIGDKYTVSDLQKTTPLKIISELDSVIAVVVAPRTAETIEEEQTAPELPHGDPVVENGQE is encoded by the coding sequence ATGGGAAAGCATGTCCTAAGGGCGGACAAACGTCCTGTCAATACCAAACATACAGTAAGGGAACTAAGAAAAAAAGGATACGTTCCCGGCGTTCTTTACGGGAGCAAAATCGGTAATATTCCTATTAAAATAGCGGAGAGAGACTTAAGCAGAGTGGGCGGCGCCCATGTCATCGAGGTTACCCTGCCCCAAGGGTCATATCCTGCTGTTATTAGAGAAATACAAAAACATCCGGTGAACGGAGAGATTCACCATGTGGACTTGCAGCAGGTGGACCTTAATAAGAAAATTCGTACGGAGATACCTATCCAGGTCACCGGTACGCCTGTGGGTATAAAAATGGGCGGTGTGCTCCAGTTGGGTGAAAGGTCTGTGGAAGTTGAGGCCTTACCGGCGGAAATTCCCGACTACCTGGAAGCGGACATCACTGCTCTGGAAATTGGAGACAAGTATACCGTTTCCGACCTGCAAAAAACTACGCCCTTAAAGATTATAAGTGAGTTGGATTCTGTTATTGCTGTGGTGGTAGCGCCCAGAACGGCAGAGACTATAGAGGAGGAGCAAACTGCACCGGAGCTTCCTCACGGGGACCCTGTGGTAGAAAACGGGCAGGAGTAA
- a CDS encoding GntR family transcriptional regulator, producing the protein MSERRLTPVILDNYKPLRDIVFEALRDAIIKQVLRPGERLMEIQLAEEMGVSRTPVREAIRKLELEGFVIMIPRKGAYVADISLKDISDVYEIRGALEALACGLAAERASLAEIEEMEKHLIKETEYLETTDIPATIEIDTGFHDLIYKAARNERLVVMLNNLREQIHRLRVTSIKYPGRMKKTLEEHRAIVEAIGSRDVDLAQRLGEEHIERAQQALLELLKSKQ; encoded by the coding sequence ATGAGTGAACGGCGTTTAACCCCTGTGATACTGGATAATTATAAACCTTTACGTGATATTGTCTTTGAAGCTTTGAGAGATGCTATCATTAAGCAGGTGCTGAGGCCCGGGGAGCGTCTCATGGAAATCCAGTTAGCGGAAGAAATGGGCGTGAGCCGTACACCGGTGCGCGAGGCCATTCGCAAACTGGAATTGGAAGGGTTTGTCATTATGATTCCCCGTAAAGGGGCTTATGTGGCTGATATTTCCCTGAAGGATATCTCCGATGTCTATGAAATACGGGGAGCTTTGGAGGCCCTGGCCTGTGGTCTCGCTGCGGAACGGGCAAGTCTTGCTGAGATCGAAGAAATGGAAAAACACTTAATCAAAGAAACCGAGTATTTAGAGACCACGGATATTCCGGCCACTATTGAAATAGATACAGGTTTTCATGACCTAATCTACAAAGCCGCGCGCAATGAAAGACTGGTGGTCATGTTAAACAACTTAAGGGAGCAGATTCATCGTCTTCGCGTTACTTCTATTAAATACCCGGGGCGGATGAAAAAGACCCTGGAGGAGCACCGGGCCATTGTGGAGGCCATCGGCAGCCGGGATGTGGACCTTGCCCAGAGGTTGGGAGAGGAACACATTGAGCGTGCGCAGCAGGCCTTGTTGGAGCTCTTAAAAAGTAAACAATAA
- the glmU gene encoding bifunctional UDP-N-acetylglucosamine diphosphorylase/glucosamine-1-phosphate N-acetyltransferase GlmU, producing MPQSVAVVLAAGLGTRMKSNMPKVLHRVAGKPMIQHVINSLRFADVENIILVLGYQAERVESVLGAGFQIVYQKEQLGTGHAVLQALPLLQQYSSGDCLVVCGDTPLLRGQTLKRLREKHNEAGAKATILTALLSDPTGYGRIIKNAQGVEKIVEEKDAAEEEKAVREINTGAYCFSIESLKEKLALLTPANAQGEYYLTDVIKYLVEDGEKVDTLLLTDPNEAMGINNRRQLAEAEVQMRRRILEKLMDQGVTVINPDHTYVEEEVVIGKDTILYPGVILEGKTRIGENCEIGPNTRIVDSIIEDDVVINYSYLFQAKVAKSCTIGPYSYLRPGTVLAEGVKVGDFVEVKNSYIGPGSKVPHLSYVGDSTVGKGVNIGAGTITCNYDGVNKYPTYIGDGAFIGSNTNLVAPITVGEGAYIGAGSTVNKDIPAGALAVARGKQRNIENWKSRAQGTGKEEVREDKNHD from the coding sequence TTGCCGCAGTCAGTTGCAGTTGTCTTGGCAGCTGGATTAGGGACCAGGATGAAGTCGAACATGCCCAAAGTACTTCATCGCGTGGCGGGTAAGCCCATGATACAGCATGTCATAAATTCTTTAAGATTTGCGGATGTGGAAAACATTATTCTGGTTCTGGGCTATCAGGCGGAACGTGTGGAGTCCGTATTAGGGGCCGGCTTCCAAATAGTCTATCAAAAAGAGCAGTTGGGAACAGGACATGCAGTCCTGCAGGCTTTACCCTTATTACAGCAATATTCCAGCGGGGACTGCCTGGTGGTCTGTGGTGATACCCCTCTTTTAAGAGGACAAACCTTAAAAAGACTTCGCGAAAAACATAATGAGGCTGGAGCCAAAGCTACGATTCTTACGGCTCTGCTCTCCGACCCCACAGGATACGGTCGTATCATAAAAAATGCTCAAGGTGTAGAGAAAATTGTGGAAGAGAAGGATGCGGCAGAAGAAGAAAAGGCTGTCAGGGAGATTAATACAGGTGCCTATTGCTTCAGCATCGAAAGTCTTAAGGAGAAACTAGCCCTTTTAACTCCGGCTAATGCCCAGGGAGAATACTACTTAACGGATGTCATAAAGTACCTGGTGGAGGATGGGGAGAAGGTTGATACCCTGTTGCTTACTGATCCCAACGAAGCCATGGGCATCAACAACCGCCGGCAGCTGGCAGAAGCCGAAGTCCAGATGCGCCGCCGTATCTTAGAAAAGCTCATGGATCAAGGGGTAACAGTGATCAACCCCGACCACACCTATGTAGAAGAAGAGGTGGTCATTGGGAAAGATACCATACTCTATCCAGGTGTGATCCTGGAAGGGAAGACCAGGATCGGGGAGAACTGCGAAATCGGACCTAATACCCGTATCGTCGATTCCATCATTGAGGATGATGTGGTAATCAATTACTCTTATCTGTTTCAGGCCAAGGTGGCCAAAAGCTGTACCATCGGGCCTTACAGTTACCTGCGCCCCGGTACGGTTCTGGCTGAAGGTGTTAAAGTTGGAGATTTTGTGGAAGTTAAGAATTCCTATATTGGTCCTGGTTCCAAAGTGCCCCATTTGAGTTATGTAGGGGACAGTACCGTAGGTAAAGGCGTCAATATTGGGGCGGGTACCATAACCTGTAATTACGATGGGGTGAATAAATACCCGACTTATATAGGTGACGGCGCCTTTATCGGCAGCAATACGAACCTGGTGGCACCTATCACCGTAGGCGAGGGTGCCTATATTGGGGCTGGCTCCACAGTGAACAAAGATATACCGGCAGGAGCCCTTGCTGTTGCCCGGGGAAAACAGCGTAATATCGAGAATTGGAAAAGCAGGGCCCAAGGTACAGGAAAAGAAGAGGTTAGGGAGGACAAAAATCATGACTAA
- the spoVG gene encoding septation regulator SpoVG, translated as MNITDVRIRKINQEGRMKAIVSVTFDNAFVVHDVKVVEGTNGLFVAMPSRKTPEGEFRDIAHPISANAREIIQTAVLKAYQEAI; from the coding sequence ATGAATATTACAGATGTCCGGATTAGAAAGATAAATCAGGAAGGTAGAATGAAGGCTATTGTCTCGGTTACTTTTGATAATGCTTTTGTTGTCCATGATGTTAAAGTTGTGGAAGGGACTAACGGTTTGTTCGTTGCAATGCCCAGTAGAAAAACACCCGAGGGGGAATTCAGGGATATAGCCCATCCTATTTCAGCTAATGCCCGGGAAATTATTCAGACAGCTGTCCTAAAGGCTTATCAGGAAGCCATATAA